The following coding sequences lie in one Microcoleus sp. FACHB-831 genomic window:
- a CDS encoding amino acid adenylation domain-containing protein codes for MGNPSFERVHQLFELQVEQTPDAIAVIFGQQQRTYRELNANANQLANYLIKRGVTPEVRVGICAERSLDFVVGILGILKAGGAYVPIDPTYPKERLAFILEETQVPIMLAQRQLVEKFPHHKASIVCLDTDSADITRESEETPLSQVTAQNLAYIMYTSGSTGKPKGVQITHASVGHYIQSINNVLQVNAEDVYLHTASFSFSSSVRQFMVPLSQGAKIVIASYEQTRNPLSLFELIQKQGVTVFDTVQSVWRYGLQALANLDEVSKEALLKSNLRLLVFSGGLLPYELVKKVRDELKNKPRIVNVYGQTETIGVCAYTIPAEFDQEQGYVPVGKPYPHIQAYILDEHLQPVPVGETGELHIAGEALARGYFNRGDLTDEKFIPNFFEKSGVGRQELVVRTTAESHEHFNNLKSAFSGDRQGTSQSPEKEKSRLYKTGDLARYLPDGNIECRGRCDYQVKIRGMRVELGEIETVLLQHPGVRENVVVAREDVPGDLRLVAYIVADFWVERVPFVNTCLCQVSGGEWVKVSTVDLSFSGIGLANVPATWKEGQDVRLRLQLPNVSDEVLLDGNVVWRSGKNAGMRLAIAPQEQAWLRQTFKRIAQSQQLLVSDIRREAVRVPFANVASVEFESGRTIEVTTENISCGGIRLVAIAADIWKEGQSLRLCLQLPGVPQKLWFEGTVAYSFGEGAGIKFNLTPTQQAVLYKSVEYIIEAKSVSLKRLRSFLTEKLPDYTIPSAFVLLDALPLTPNGKVDRLSLPAPDQQGSNMERALVAPRNALELELTQIWEKILGIKPISVTDNFFELGGHSLLAAQIFASIDKKFGKSLPLAILFELPTIEQLATLLGEGEKSVSRRSLVAIQPKGSKPPLFCLHGAGGHVLNYRDLGRYLDASQPVYGLQDERLEAKQVHQLPIEEMAIEYIKEIRTIQPSGPYFLVGYSFGGLVAYEMAQQLHAAGEKVAMLTLLDTRAPGAVKVLSTQKRILCHWNNFLRVGPTYFVKKVKRRFGSITNSIKEIYFKFYPDSDRPLPRAIRYFLVEAINTKAARNYIPQVYEGRVNLFLAVDEPPPVGHYFEPLLGWGNLIGEKWDIHEIPGEHLNFLEDSNAQLLAAKLQSCIDKAQNYER; via the coding sequence ATGGGCAATCCTAGCTTTGAGAGAGTACATCAGTTATTTGAGTTACAGGTGGAGCAAACCCCGGATGCGATCGCTGTGATATTTGGACAACAGCAGCGGACTTATCGAGAACTCAATGCCAACGCCAACCAGCTGGCGAACTATCTCATCAAGCGCGGCGTGACACCTGAAGTACGAGTAGGAATTTGCGCGGAACGTTCCCTCGATTTTGTAGTAGGAATTCTGGGTATTCTCAAAGCGGGTGGTGCCTATGTTCCCATAGATCCAACCTATCCAAAAGAACGTCTTGCTTTCATATTGGAAGAAACTCAGGTGCCAATCATGTTAGCTCAGAGGCAGTTGGTAGAGAAGTTTCCCCATCATAAAGCATCAATTGTTTGCCTTGACACAGATAGCGCCGATATTACAAGAGAAAGTGAAGAAACTCCACTTAGTCAAGTGACAGCGCAGAACCTGGCCTATATAATGTATACCTCTGGTTCCACTGGCAAGCCAAAAGGGGTGCAAATTACTCACGCTAGCGTGGGGCATTATATTCAGTCAATCAACAATGTGTTGCAGGTAAATGCTGAAGATGTCTATCTCCACACGGCATCTTTCTCATTTTCTTCCTCGGTTAGGCAGTTTATGGTGCCTCTGTCTCAGGGAGCCAAAATTGTCATTGCCAGCTATGAACAAACAAGAAACCCTCTGAGCCTTTTCGAGCTGATTCAGAAACAGGGTGTAACAGTCTTTGACACCGTTCAGTCGGTTTGGCGTTATGGACTTCAGGCATTAGCAAATCTGGACGAAGTATCCAAAGAAGCGCTCCTGAAATCTAACTTGCGACTGCTCGTGTTTTCAGGTGGATTACTGCCATATGAACTGGTCAAAAAAGTACGCGACGAGTTAAAAAATAAACCGCGCATTGTCAACGTTTACGGTCAAACAGAAACGATAGGGGTCTGTGCTTATACCATCCCAGCTGAATTTGACCAAGAACAAGGATATGTACCAGTGGGAAAACCCTATCCCCACATCCAAGCCTATATCCTCGACGAGCATCTCCAGCCGGTTCCGGTTGGGGAGACTGGGGAGCTGCATATTGCTGGGGAAGCATTGGCTCGCGGGTATTTCAACCGAGGCGACCTTACAGATGAAAAATTTATTCCCAATTTCTTTGAAAAGTCAGGGGTCGGTCGTCAGGAGTTGGTCGTCCGAACTACTGCTGAATCTCACGAGCATTTTAATAATCTAAAATCGGCATTCTCTGGCGATCGCCAGGGAACGAGCCAAAGTCCAGAGAAAGAAAAATCGCGGCTGTACAAGACTGGGGACTTAGCCCGCTACCTGCCCGATGGCAACATCGAGTGCCGGGGTCGATGCGACTACCAAGTAAAAATTCGCGGTATGCGCGTCGAGTTGGGAGAAATTGAGACGGTACTATTGCAACACCCAGGTGTGCGGGAGAATGTAGTTGTAGCAAGAGAGGACGTTCCTGGAGATCTGCGCCTAGTGGCTTATATAGTGGCAGACTTCTGGGTTGAGCGCGTGCCGTTCGTGAATACGTGCCTGTGCCAGGTGAGCGGAGGCGAGTGGGTAAAAGTAAGCACGGTGGATCTATCCTTTAGTGGCATCGGGCTGGCAAATGTGCCAGCTACCTGGAAGGAAGGCCAAGACGTGAGGCTGCGCTTGCAACTGCCGAATGTTTCTGACGAGGTGTTGCTCGACGGAAACGTAGTCTGGCGGTCGGGAAAAAACGCCGGGATGCGGTTAGCGATCGCGCCACAGGAACAGGCTTGGCTGCGTCAGACATTCAAGCGCATCGCCCAAAGCCAGCAATTGCTGGTGAGCGACATTCGCCGCGAAGCAGTTCGGGTGCCGTTCGCGAACGTAGCAAGCGTGGAATTCGAGTCGGGTCGCACCATAGAGGTGACTACAGAAAATATCTCATGCGGCGGCATCCGCCTGGTCGCGATCGCAGCCGATATCTGGAAAGAAGGCCAAAGCCTCCGCCTGTGCCTGCAACTGCCAGGAGTTCCACAAAAGCTGTGGTTTGAGGGAACTGTCGCCTATAGCTTTGGGGAAGGCGCTGGGATTAAGTTCAATCTCACGCCGACACAGCAGGCTGTACTCTATAAGAGCGTGGAGTACATCATTGAAGCGAAGAGCGTCTCGCTGAAGCGCTTGCGCTCTTTCCTAACAGAGAAACTGCCTGATTACACGATCCCTTCTGCCTTCGTGCTGCTGGATGCCCTGCCACTAACGCCTAATGGAAAAGTAGATCGCCTATCGCTACCAGCTCCTGACCAGCAAGGCTCTAATATGGAAAGAGCCTTAGTGGCTCCTAGGAACGCCTTGGAACTCGAGTTGACGCAGATTTGGGAAAAAATTTTGGGTATCAAGCCCATCAGCGTAACAGACAATTTTTTCGAGCTGGGGGGGCACTCACTGCTAGCGGCGCAGATATTCGCCTCAATTGACAAAAAATTCGGCAAAAGTCTGCCTCTGGCTATTCTGTTCGAGCTGCCGACAATTGAGCAACTGGCAACACTTCTGGGTGAGGGAGAAAAGTCAGTTTCTCGGCGATCTCTCGTGGCAATTCAGCCCAAAGGTTCCAAACCACCTCTGTTCTGCCTTCATGGGGCTGGGGGCCACGTCCTCAACTACCGCGATTTAGGGCGTTATTTGGATGCCTCTCAACCAGTTTACGGGCTGCAAGACGAGAGGCTGGAGGCAAAACAAGTCCATCAATTGCCGATTGAGGAAATGGCGATCGAGTATATCAAAGAAATACGCACTATCCAGCCATCTGGGCCTTATTTTCTAGTAGGTTACTCCTTTGGAGGTTTAGTTGCCTACGAGATGGCGCAACAATTGCACGCTGCGGGTGAGAAAGTAGCTATGTTGACCTTGTTGGATACACGCGCTCCGGGTGCAGTCAAAGTATTGTCAACCCAGAAGCGAATCTTGTGTCACTGGAATAACTTTTTACGAGTTGGCCCGACTTACTTTGTGAAGAAGGTGAAGAGGAGGTTTGGGAGTATCACAAACAGCATAAAGGAGATTTACTTCAAGTTTTACCCTGATAGCGATCGCCCCTTGCCCCGCGCCATCCGCTACTTCCTCGTCGAAGCGATCAACACAAAAGCTGCAAGAAATTATATACCGCAAGTCTACGAGGGTCGTGTTAACCTTTTTCTGGCTGTAGATGAACCTCCCCCTGTTGGACATTACTTTGAACCGCTATTGGGCTGGGGCAATCTGATTGGTGAAAAATGGGATATCCACGAGATTCCTGGGGAACACCTGAATTTTTTAGAAGACAGTAACGCACAGTTGTTGGCTGCAAAATTGCAATCTTGCATAGATAAGGCGCAGAATTATGAAAGATGA
- a CDS encoding endo-1,4-beta-xylanase has translation MPKHPLVSRRRALLLGLGTLASMGTLGMGRSKYLSYQIEALDDPKRDFTAVGEASLKERAAAKGLIYGAAMRYPALLSDAKLANCFVRECGILVPEWGLKWYVPGVPLRPNPDKFDFTEADWMAQFAKTNSLLYRGHTLVWHESLPPWFKDTVNSQNAEQVLVKHIKTVAGRYAGKMHSWDVVNEAIATYEKRQDNLRKTPWLELLGPNYIDTAFRVAAETDPKALLVYNDFGLEYDTPEDEAKRTAVLKLLERLKSKGTPVQALGIQAHLLGGETRFNSKKLREFFSNVASMGLKILITELDVTDKNLPKNTAVRDRIVAASLEDYLAVALDEPAVIAVLTWGLSDRVTWLSDFQSRSDGAAVRPLPMDADLKPKLAWNAIARALDSAPKR, from the coding sequence ATGCCTAAACATCCGTTAGTGAGCAGACGGCGTGCCCTTTTGTTAGGATTGGGAACTTTGGCGAGTATGGGTACGCTGGGAATGGGTAGATCGAAGTATTTGAGCTACCAAATTGAAGCGCTTGACGATCCAAAGCGGGACTTTACAGCGGTTGGGGAAGCTTCTTTAAAGGAGCGTGCTGCTGCTAAAGGTTTGATTTATGGGGCGGCGATGCGATACCCGGCTTTACTTTCAGACGCCAAACTTGCTAATTGTTTTGTGAGAGAGTGTGGGATTCTTGTCCCAGAATGGGGACTAAAATGGTATGTTCCAGGCGTTCCCCTGCGTCCCAACCCGGATAAATTTGACTTTACTGAAGCGGATTGGATGGCTCAATTTGCTAAAACAAATAGCTTGCTTTATCGAGGACATACTTTAGTCTGGCACGAGTCTTTACCGCCCTGGTTTAAGGATACTGTAAACAGCCAAAATGCCGAACAGGTTTTGGTGAAGCATATTAAGACAGTAGCAGGGCGTTATGCGGGGAAAATGCACTCGTGGGATGTGGTGAATGAGGCGATCGCTACTTACGAAAAACGACAGGATAATTTGCGAAAAACGCCTTGGTTGGAACTTTTAGGCCCAAATTATATTGACACCGCTTTTCGAGTTGCTGCTGAAACTGACCCCAAAGCATTGTTAGTCTACAACGATTTTGGCCTGGAATATGACACTCCTGAAGATGAAGCCAAGAGGACAGCAGTTTTAAAGTTGTTAGAGCGTCTGAAATCAAAGGGAACGCCAGTGCAAGCTTTGGGAATTCAGGCTCATTTGTTGGGCGGTGAAACTCGCTTTAACTCTAAAAAGTTGCGCGAGTTTTTCAGTAATGTGGCTAGTATGGGTCTGAAGATTCTGATTACCGAGTTGGATGTAACGGACAAAAATTTACCCAAAAATACGGCAGTGCGCGATCGCATTGTCGCCGCTTCCCTGGAAGATTATCTCGCAGTCGCCCTAGACGAGCCAGCAGTAATCGCCGTGCTAACCTGGGGACTGAGCGATCGCGTAACCTGGCTTTCCGATTTTCAGTCCCGCTCAGATGGTGCTGCTGTCCGCCCTCTGCCAATGGATGCTGACCTAAAACCCAAACTAGCGTGGAATGCGATCGCTAGGGCACTTGATAGCGCCCCCAAGCGCTAA
- a CDS encoding WecB/TagA/CpsF family glycosyltransferase — translation MRINICGVAIDRYSFNEVVERIVEHTIAGGKPEYVVTPNAQHVLSLQEDAHFREIYRHAFLVVPDGVPLLWAAKFLKTPLKDRVNGTDLFEKLCAIAAEKKLKIFLLGGRPGAADKAAETLVARHPNLKIAGTYCPSYGFESKPEELALINSKIIAAAPHILFVGLGAPKQEKWTYANYRELGVPVSVGIGVSFELVAGMVTRAPIWMQKTGLEWFFRLIVEPGRLWKRYIIGNPLFILLVLRQRLGFSKSE, via the coding sequence ATGAGGATAAATATCTGCGGTGTGGCGATTGATAGATATAGTTTCAATGAAGTAGTGGAACGGATTGTGGAGCATACGATCGCAGGCGGTAAACCAGAATATGTGGTGACTCCGAATGCACAGCACGTTCTGAGTTTACAGGAGGATGCCCACTTTCGGGAAATATATCGTCACGCTTTTTTAGTAGTGCCAGATGGCGTTCCGTTGCTATGGGCAGCTAAATTTTTGAAGACACCATTAAAGGATAGAGTTAATGGTACAGATTTGTTTGAAAAACTGTGCGCGATCGCGGCTGAAAAAAAATTGAAAATATTTCTGCTAGGCGGTCGTCCTGGCGCCGCCGATAAAGCAGCAGAAACTCTCGTGGCGCGGCATCCAAATCTTAAAATTGCAGGTACTTATTGTCCCTCCTATGGCTTTGAATCAAAACCAGAAGAACTAGCACTGATTAACTCCAAAATAATAGCAGCCGCACCCCATATCCTGTTTGTCGGACTCGGCGCTCCAAAACAAGAAAAATGGACATATGCCAATTATCGCGAACTAGGAGTGCCAGTTTCAGTTGGTATTGGAGTCAGCTTTGAGCTAGTTGCTGGTATGGTGACAAGAGCGCCAATTTGGATGCAGAAAACAGGTTTAGAATGGTTCTTTCGCCTGATAGTTGAACCCGGTCGCTTGTGGAAACGTTACATCATCGGCAATCCCCTCTTTATTTTGCTGGTGCTGCGACAGCGGCTGGGTTTTTCTAAGTCTGAATAA
- a CDS encoding glycosyltransferase, whose amino-acid sequence MKITVVCHEIPYPPIHGGRIDMWRRLKAFSHFGVDLQLICWWYDTPPTHEEIAEINKYVKQLCIVPIKRTLGDRVRRIVDLLYYPLEVTSRIIRGKQLNSLLYDVRAFNPDVILLDGIHGGEIATALSKRLNVPLFTRSHNIEHLYYRRMLASARGLKNKIKRFLSVSNLEKYEKNLLKNSTLFYDISADDLKFWQSQGYSNGRWLPPIVEFPEYSTTPKYPIYDLVFLGNLSLENNAAGVVWFLNDVIPIIRANLPKIRVLIAGLNPGKEIKQLCEEVEGVDLSINPVSAVEIYQSGRVLINPVLKGSGVKIKSIEMLIYGKPLVSTPEGVSGLPEEVRQYFKIAADAQSFAAEVIKALSNSVTTNADRELLESMFGYKVIEGVVSDIKALKGL is encoded by the coding sequence ATGAAGATTACTGTAGTATGTCACGAAATTCCTTACCCCCCAATTCATGGCGGACGGATAGATATGTGGCGCCGACTAAAAGCTTTCTCTCATTTTGGTGTAGATCTTCAACTAATCTGCTGGTGGTACGATACTCCACCGACACATGAGGAAATAGCTGAAATTAACAAGTATGTGAAACAACTCTGTATCGTACCGATTAAACGTACACTAGGCGATCGCGTTCGTCGAATCGTTGACTTACTATATTATCCTTTAGAGGTGACTTCTAGAATTATTAGAGGAAAACAATTAAATTCCCTGCTTTATGATGTCCGCGCTTTTAATCCCGATGTTATTTTGCTCGATGGCATTCACGGCGGAGAAATTGCAACTGCTTTGAGCAAACGCTTAAATGTGCCCCTATTTACTCGCTCCCACAACATCGAACACCTTTACTACCGTCGAATGCTGGCATCTGCACGCGGCTTGAAAAATAAAATAAAAAGATTTTTATCAGTTAGTAATTTAGAAAAATACGAGAAAAACCTTCTCAAAAATAGTACTTTATTCTACGATATATCTGCTGACGACTTAAAGTTCTGGCAAAGTCAGGGTTACAGTAATGGGCGTTGGTTGCCGCCTATTGTTGAGTTTCCAGAATACAGCACCACGCCAAAATACCCTATCTACGATCTTGTATTTTTAGGTAATTTATCTTTAGAAAATAACGCGGCTGGGGTAGTTTGGTTTTTGAATGATGTCATACCTATTATACGCGCTAATTTACCGAAGATTAGAGTGTTAATAGCAGGGTTAAATCCGGGGAAGGAAATAAAGCAGCTATGTGAGGAAGTCGAAGGAGTCGATCTGAGCATCAATCCGGTGTCAGCTGTAGAAATTTACCAGTCGGGGCGAGTTCTGATCAATCCGGTTTTAAAAGGTAGCGGTGTTAAGATAAAGTCCATAGAAATGCTGATATACGGGAAACCTCTTGTTTCTACCCCGGAGGGAGTATCGGGGTTGCCAGAAGAGGTTCGGCAGTATTTTAAAATTGCCGCTGACGCGCAATCTTTTGCAGCAGAAGTAATCAAAGCTTTGTCAAATTCCGTCACGACTAATGCAGATCGAGAATTGCTTGAGTCTATGTTTGGTTATAAGGTTATTGAAGGTGTGGTGTCGGATATTAAAGCTCTAAAGGGACTTTAA